One region of Ahniella affigens genomic DNA includes:
- a CDS encoding MAPEG family protein, giving the protein MAILTPYAGLLAFVYLVLTFRTIMFRGRLRVGIGDGGDKSLQRAIRAHANFSEYVPITLILLLLLTSVGAGPGLLHGLGGALVIGRILHGYGVSQVQEKLIFRQIGMVLTTGVIAVAGGYLLWVFARVGLAG; this is encoded by the coding sequence ATGGCGATTCTGACTCCCTACGCTGGTCTTCTGGCGTTCGTGTATCTCGTGCTGACGTTTCGCACCATCATGTTTCGCGGTCGGTTGCGGGTTGGCATTGGGGATGGCGGTGACAAAAGCCTGCAGCGGGCGATACGCGCGCATGCGAATTTTTCGGAGTACGTGCCGATCACGCTGATCCTGCTCCTGTTGCTGACCAGTGTGGGCGCCGGTCCGGGCTTGTTGCATGGCCTGGGTGGGGCGTTGGTGATCGGCCGGATCCTGCATGGCTATGGCGTCAGCCAGGTGCAGGAAAAGCTGATCTTCCGCCAGATCGGCATGGTGCTGACGACTGGTGTCATTGCAGTCGCCGGCGGCTATTTGCTATGGGTGTTCGCGCGGGTGGGTTTGGCCGGCTGA
- a CDS encoding metallophosphoesterase, with the protein MTLLLCGLLVGAAQAQDNESRQAPVTAPAMAIPGLQQEGPHVFRSEQGFLVMDTVQRDGVWHVVSETLPAEPLPRIVVRVDNAAHTTFEVDLRSNPGPATAEVDRNPDRLLMLSDLEGQFDKSVALLQATDVIDASLHWQYGKDHVALVGDQVDRGEQSTALLWLLYRLDAEATAAGGGLHLILGNHEHMLLSGRSKYWAPRQVAFASALGAEGQHKLYGAQSVLGGWLASKNVIARIGDHLLVHGGISHAFLSAGLNLAEANRIARPHLFTDLQFLPPEAAVVLGELGVTWYRGMALPDDPMFVRESDPKAHLEQVLATYGAKRLAIGHTIVPHIGLEQSGRLLRLDIDHAEQLPEAALYEAGALWRVDAAGGRTQLDANARSPD; encoded by the coding sequence GTGACTCTGCTGCTTTGTGGATTGTTGGTCGGCGCGGCGCAAGCCCAGGATAACGAATCCAGACAAGCCCCGGTCACCGCGCCCGCAATGGCCATTCCGGGACTGCAGCAAGAAGGCCCGCATGTATTTCGAAGTGAGCAGGGCTTCCTTGTGATGGATACAGTCCAGCGTGACGGCGTGTGGCACGTGGTGTCTGAAACCTTGCCCGCAGAACCGCTACCCCGGATTGTGGTTCGCGTCGACAACGCCGCACACACGACCTTCGAAGTGGATTTGCGGTCGAATCCTGGTCCTGCGACGGCGGAAGTTGATCGGAACCCAGATCGCCTACTGATGCTCTCGGATCTGGAAGGACAGTTCGACAAGTCGGTTGCACTGCTGCAGGCAACCGATGTCATCGATGCATCCCTGCACTGGCAGTACGGCAAGGATCATGTCGCATTGGTCGGTGACCAAGTTGATCGTGGCGAACAGAGTACGGCGCTGCTGTGGCTGCTCTATCGACTGGACGCCGAAGCCACGGCGGCCGGCGGCGGACTGCATCTGATTCTGGGCAATCACGAACACATGCTGCTGTCGGGGCGCAGCAAATACTGGGCACCTCGGCAGGTGGCGTTCGCAAGCGCACTGGGTGCGGAAGGTCAGCACAAGCTCTATGGCGCACAGTCTGTATTGGGCGGCTGGCTCGCGAGCAAGAATGTGATTGCCCGCATTGGCGATCACTTGCTCGTGCATGGCGGGATCAGTCACGCGTTCCTGAGTGCGGGACTCAACTTGGCCGAAGCGAATCGGATCGCACGGCCGCATCTCTTTACGGACTTGCAGTTCTTGCCACCTGAAGCAGCTGTCGTGCTCGGCGAGCTGGGCGTCACGTGGTATCGCGGTATGGCGCTGCCCGATGATCCGATGTTTGTGCGGGAGTCTGACCCCAAGGCGCACCTGGAACAGGTCCTTGCCACCTATGGGGCCAAACGACTGGCCATCGGCCACACCATCGTGCCGCATATTGGGTTGGAGCAATCAGGCCGGTTGCTGCGTCTCGACATTGATCACGCGGAACAACTGCCCGAAGCCGCGTTGTACGAAGCAGGGGCCCTCTGGCGGGTCGATGCAGCAGGCGGCCGAACCCAACTTGACGCCAATGCCCGTTCGCCAGACTGA
- a CDS encoding dimethyl sulfoxide reductase anchor subunit family protein — MNPALSVIAFTTLSGAGYGLMIWLGLLLPFHRQPPLPAGFGIWTLLLALVLVSAGLLASLAHLGHPERAWRAFSQWRTSWLSREGVLAVWTFVPALLTLLVLLGYLPPHWLLWLGPLLALSAALTVLCTAMIYASLKTVPHWRDWRVAPLYLLFALATGATFQLPVLNYFAPEFLLKMPTTTAQVALFVAFVLRYLQRRALRDSVSAPSLASAVGLPEGNAVKLFEGAHTEDSFITREMVFRFARKHREPMFLAALACGIALAGGLLEHASNAGPGIRPSFLFAALFAYAGVFFERWLFFAEARHVVSVYFERPDAGRG, encoded by the coding sequence ATGAATCCCGCGCTGTCAGTCATTGCATTCACCACGCTGTCGGGCGCCGGTTATGGCCTGATGATTTGGCTCGGTCTGTTGCTGCCCTTTCATCGCCAACCGCCGTTGCCCGCTGGATTCGGGATTTGGACATTGCTGCTCGCGCTGGTGCTCGTCAGCGCCGGCTTGCTCGCGTCACTGGCCCACCTCGGCCATCCCGAACGTGCCTGGCGCGCGTTTTCACAATGGCGCACGTCTTGGCTCTCGCGCGAAGGCGTTTTGGCTGTCTGGACGTTCGTGCCAGCGCTGCTGACGCTGCTTGTGTTACTCGGTTACCTGCCACCACACTGGCTGCTTTGGCTCGGCCCGCTGCTGGCGCTGTCGGCAGCGCTGACGGTGCTCTGCACCGCAATGATCTATGCGAGTCTGAAGACCGTGCCACACTGGCGTGATTGGCGCGTTGCCCCGCTCTATCTGTTGTTCGCGCTCGCGACAGGTGCGACGTTTCAGTTGCCGGTGCTGAATTATTTTGCACCGGAATTCCTCTTGAAGATGCCAACCACGACCGCGCAAGTAGCATTGTTTGTGGCATTCGTCCTGCGTTACCTGCAACGGCGCGCGCTGCGCGATTCGGTCAGCGCACCGAGCCTTGCTTCAGCAGTCGGCCTGCCCGAAGGCAACGCCGTGAAATTGTTTGAAGGCGCCCACACCGAAGACAGTTTCATCACCCGCGAGATGGTCTTCCGCTTTGCGCGCAAGCATCGCGAACCGATGTTTCTGGCGGCGCTGGCTTGTGGCATTGCGCTTGCCGGTGGCCTATTGGAGCACGCCAGCAATGCGGGCCCTGGTATCCGCCCGAGCTTTCTGTTTGCCGCCCTGTTTGCGTATGCGGGTGTATTTTTTGAACGCTGGTTGTTTTTCGCCGAGGCGCGACACGTCGTGTCGGTGTACTTCGAACGGCCGGATGCAGGCCGGGGCTGA
- a CDS encoding DUF1801 domain-containing protein, translating to MIPAEIDAYNAAQDKAMQPICALLAGAIDQGLPDAESRIWHAHPVWFLDGNPIVGYSRLKGGVRLLFWSGQTFSTPGLQPEGKFKAAEARFTTVADVDTERLRQWLQDGAAIQWDYKNIVRRKGRLERLK from the coding sequence ATGATCCCAGCTGAAATCGACGCCTACAACGCTGCCCAAGACAAGGCGATGCAGCCAATCTGCGCCTTGCTCGCCGGGGCGATCGATCAGGGCTTGCCGGACGCCGAGAGTCGAATCTGGCACGCGCATCCGGTCTGGTTTCTGGACGGCAATCCCATCGTTGGCTATAGCCGGCTCAAAGGCGGCGTGCGTTTGCTGTTTTGGAGCGGACAGACGTTCTCGACACCAGGATTGCAGCCAGAAGGGAAGTTCAAAGCGGCGGAGGCGCGCTTCACGACGGTAGCCGACGTCGATACCGAGCGCCTTCGGCAATGGCTGCAGGACGGTGCCGCGATCCAGTGGGACTACAAGAACATTGTCCGTCGGAAAGGTCGGTTAGAACGTCTGAAATGA
- a CDS encoding DUF4440 domain-containing protein: MTLKFFAGLLAFAALTGCASHHSHESPPADGSNERCVPVTKQQIADLFVRWNNSLKTGDPKKVLANYAPKSILLPTVSKLPRIEPEEKEAYFKKFLAHRPSGEVTLSFIDIGCNYAIDAGLYTFTYQVPPKIIPARYSYSYRYIDGTWLITSHHSSVLPDEE; the protein is encoded by the coding sequence ATGACCCTGAAATTTTTCGCGGGCCTGTTGGCCTTTGCCGCGTTGACTGGATGCGCGAGCCACCACTCACACGAGTCACCGCCTGCCGATGGCAGTAATGAGCGCTGTGTGCCGGTCACAAAACAACAGATCGCCGACCTGTTTGTGCGCTGGAACAATTCGCTGAAAACGGGTGATCCGAAGAAGGTGTTGGCAAACTACGCGCCAAAATCGATTCTGCTGCCGACGGTCTCAAAACTTCCGCGGATCGAGCCTGAAGAAAAAGAAGCCTACTTCAAAAAATTTCTAGCGCATCGCCCGAGTGGCGAAGTCACGCTCAGTTTCATCGACATTGGTTGCAACTACGCGATCGATGCGGGCCTGTACACCTTCACCTATCAGGTGCCGCCGAAGATCATTCCGGCGCGCTACAGCTATTCGTACCGTTACATCGATGGCACCTGGCTGATCACCAGTCACCACTCCTCCGTGTTGCCGGACGAGGAATAA
- a CDS encoding SRPBCC family protein, whose amino-acid sequence MATTTKSSVLSLSRTYDAPLQAVWEAWTIPEEVAQWWGPRGFTLTTHDRDFRTGGHWHYTMHGPDGTDYENTTQYLEVVPMQRMVYDHGGHRDRPPLFRVHALFTERDGKTQLDMSMTFATPEIAQEMRGFIKKAGGEGTWDRLAEHLGKRVAGKEYFIITRSFAASIEQVYQMWADPEQLAQWLPPTGATMRFLRPAGDIGTTGFYEMTLPGQPPMYGRITWLVREPPNRLAYTQQFCDANERVIRPPFFEHWPTTMLAEIDLVAEGPDQTRVRVRWDAQDANAEDLAEFIKQRAGMTLGWTGSFDKLEALLT is encoded by the coding sequence GTGGCAACAACGACTAAGAGCAGTGTGCTGTCCCTGAGCCGTACTTATGACGCCCCGTTGCAAGCAGTCTGGGAGGCGTGGACGATTCCTGAGGAAGTGGCGCAATGGTGGGGCCCACGTGGGTTCACGCTGACGACGCACGACCGCGATTTCCGGACCGGCGGCCATTGGCACTACACCATGCACGGCCCGGATGGCACTGACTACGAGAACACCACGCAGTATTTGGAAGTCGTGCCGATGCAGCGCATGGTTTACGACCATGGCGGGCATCGCGATCGGCCGCCACTGTTTCGCGTCCACGCGCTGTTCACCGAGCGCGATGGCAAGACGCAACTGGACATGAGCATGACGTTTGCGACGCCCGAGATCGCACAGGAAATGCGTGGCTTCATCAAGAAAGCCGGTGGCGAGGGCACCTGGGATCGGCTGGCTGAGCACCTGGGCAAGCGCGTGGCGGGCAAGGAGTACTTCATCATCACCCGCAGCTTTGCCGCGAGCATTGAGCAGGTTTATCAAATGTGGGCCGACCCCGAGCAACTGGCGCAGTGGCTACCACCGACTGGCGCGACGATGCGCTTTTTGCGTCCAGCGGGCGATATCGGCACGACCGGGTTCTACGAGATGACACTGCCTGGACAGCCGCCGATGTACGGGCGGATCACGTGGCTCGTGCGCGAGCCACCCAACCGCCTCGCCTACACCCAACAATTCTGCGATGCCAACGAACGCGTGATTCGACCACCGTTCTTCGAACACTGGCCCACAACCATGTTGGCCGAGATTGATCTGGTCGCCGAAGGTCCGGATCAGACGCGCGTAAGGGTACGCTGGGACGCGCAGGATGCAAACGCCGAAGACTTGGCCGAGTTCATCAAGCAACGTGCCGGCATGACCCTTGGTTGGACGGGCAGCTTTGACAAGTTGGAAGCGCTGCTGACTTGA
- a CDS encoding cytochrome P460 family protein — protein MPTAHDGDAESIERETFGPHALVPMHYFVNDVGRDAMAQTRSAFPEGSVIIKQKLLPDGETLGIGGMIKRESGFDPTHGDWSYFYLSHGNHLRQGRLKTCRTCHAKTQHTDHVFIRGRDWKTALDGRLIHRSDSIDTGPPTPIVTERPDACGAPTQRRQPRRPHD, from the coding sequence GTGCCAACTGCTCATGATGGCGACGCTGAGTCCATTGAGCGCGAGACTTTTGGTCCTCATGCGCTCGTGCCGATGCACTACTTTGTCAACGACGTGGGGCGTGATGCCATGGCTCAGACGCGTAGTGCGTTTCCAGAAGGTTCGGTGATCATCAAGCAGAAGCTGCTGCCGGACGGTGAGACATTGGGCATTGGCGGCATGATCAAGCGCGAGAGTGGATTTGATCCCACTCACGGCGACTGGTCCTACTTCTACCTGTCGCACGGAAACCACCTGCGGCAAGGAAGGCTCAAAACTTGTCGGACTTGCCACGCCAAGACGCAACACACTGATCACGTGTTCATTCGCGGCCGGGACTGGAAGACAGCGCTGGATGGCCGGTTGATCCACCGGTCGGATTCGATTGACACGGGCCCGCCGACGCCGATCGTCACCGAGCGCCCGGACGCCTGCGGCGCGCCCACGCAAAGGCGCCAACCGCGTCGCCCGCACGATTGA
- a CDS encoding pyridoxamine 5'-phosphate oxidase family protein has protein sequence MGQRYPELSADHIQFIAAQKLFFVGTATDTSRVNVSPKGMDALRVLNSQRVCWLNVTGSGNETAAHVATHPRMTLMFCAFEGKPMILRLYGTATVHHRGDPTWEQLAASFPALPGVRQIFDLTIDLVQTSCGMAVPYFDYQGERELLNQWATKKGEDGIRAYWAEKNQRSLDDLPTGIVEKSERD, from the coding sequence ATGGGCCAACGCTATCCCGAATTGTCGGCCGACCACATCCAGTTCATTGCCGCACAGAAGCTGTTCTTCGTCGGCACGGCTACCGATACCAGTCGCGTGAACGTATCGCCGAAAGGCATGGATGCGTTGCGCGTGCTGAATTCGCAACGCGTGTGTTGGCTGAACGTGACCGGCAGCGGCAATGAGACCGCCGCGCATGTCGCCACCCATCCGCGCATGACCTTGATGTTCTGCGCGTTCGAGGGCAAGCCAATGATTCTGAGGTTGTACGGCACGGCAACGGTCCATCATCGTGGCGACCCCACCTGGGAGCAGTTGGCTGCATCGTTCCCGGCATTGCCGGGTGTCAGGCAGATCTTCGACCTGACGATCGATCTCGTGCAGACCTCCTGTGGCATGGCGGTCCCGTATTTCGACTATCAGGGCGAGCGCGAGCTCTTGAACCAATGGGCGACCAAGAAGGGCGAGGACGGCATCCGCGCGTATTGGGCCGAGAAGAATCAGCGAAGTCTGGACGACCTGCCAACCGGGATTGTCGAGAAGTCGGAGCGGGATTGA
- a CDS encoding DUF4410 domain-containing protein, with protein sequence MNRLAIATLAALPLLAAAQISHAANYDCVEVELFQPGDSSQAESREDKRAAAIPPEVLATLQQGIVQELPNTLKGMTAVKAGDAGCPDAATAISFGGTVTDYKKGNKAARYFIGLGAGKQKFAVNAWIKAKASGAVLGEDEVVDRKVGGIFGGSADKGVRDFAEKVGGFIKKTLKSKS encoded by the coding sequence ATGAACCGTCTTGCCATTGCCACCCTTGCCGCACTGCCTCTGCTGGCCGCTGCCCAGATCAGTCACGCCGCCAACTACGACTGCGTCGAAGTCGAGCTGTTCCAACCGGGCGATTCGAGCCAGGCCGAGTCCCGTGAGGACAAGCGCGCCGCTGCCATTCCGCCGGAGGTGCTGGCCACGCTGCAGCAAGGCATCGTGCAGGAGTTGCCAAACACATTGAAGGGCATGACCGCGGTCAAGGCTGGCGACGCTGGCTGTCCGGACGCCGCCACCGCTATCTCCTTTGGCGGTACCGTCACCGACTACAAGAAGGGCAACAAGGCAGCGCGCTACTTCATTGGTCTCGGCGCCGGCAAACAGAAGTTCGCGGTGAACGCGTGGATCAAAGCGAAAGCGAGTGGCGCCGTGTTGGGTGAGGACGAAGTGGTCGACCGCAAAGTCGGTGGCATCTTCGGCGGCTCTGCCGACAAGGGTGTGCGCGACTTCGCTGAGAAGGTCGGCGGCTTCATCAAGAAGACGCTCAAGTCTAAGTCTTGA
- a CDS encoding ArsR/SmtB family transcription factor codes for MQDDLSRTFSALADPTRRAILARLAEGEANVSELAAPFLASMSLPAVTKHLKVLEHAGLISKGRQAQWRPCRLNGEPLRDAVDWMAQYREAWEAQLDRLGAYLKTKTQGDRRGNND; via the coding sequence GTGCAAGACGATCTCAGCCGCACGTTTTCCGCCCTCGCCGACCCAACACGCCGCGCCATCCTGGCCCGCCTGGCCGAAGGGGAGGCGAATGTCTCGGAACTGGCGGCGCCATTTCTGGCGTCAATGAGCCTGCCGGCTGTGACCAAGCATCTGAAAGTGCTGGAGCATGCTGGCCTGATCAGCAAAGGGCGGCAGGCGCAATGGCGCCCCTGCCGGCTCAATGGCGAACCGTTGCGGGACGCCGTCGACTGGATGGCGCAATACCGCGAGGCCTGGGAGGCGCAGCTCGATCGTCTCGGTGCCTATCTGAAAACCAAAACCCAAGGAGACCGTCGTGGCAACAACGACTAA